Below is a window of Desulfosoma sp. DNA.
GTGCGATTCCAGAACCCATGATGCCGGCACCTAAAACACACACCTTTTTCACTTCCATGAACCCCTCCTCCTTGTGATAATTCCGCACTGATTTTCCCTAAGCCGCTGGAGCGCGCAATCGTGAAGTCATAAATCGTAAATCGTGAAATCGTAAAGTGTGAATCATGAAGATGGGAGTCGTGAACGGCCCAGCCACGGGTCATCGTTCCCCTAATTGTTAGGAAACCGATTTTTAAGAGCGCCGACGGTCCGATGGTAGTCGGAACCTTGGAAGACCGCCGAACCGGCCACAAAGACATCCACACCGGCTTCCACCAAAACATCCACCGTGTCCACGCAGACTCCCCCATCCACTTCAATGAGCACTTTCAGGGATCTTTCGTCGATCCATCGGCGCAGTTCTCGAATCTTAGGAACCACCGAGCCGATAAATTTCTGGCCTCCAAAACCTGGGTTCACGGTCATGAGCAGCACCATGTCCACGTGCTCAAGCAAGGGTTCTATAAGACATAGCGGCGTAGCAGGGTTCACCGCCACCGATGCCTTGGCTCCCAATTCCCGAATACGTTGCACGATTCGATGTCCATGAGTGCACGCCTCCACATGGACGCCAAGCCAGTCGGCCCCGGCGGCCACAAAGGCTTCCAAGTAACGATCGGGATCGGTGATCATGAGGTGCACATCCAAGGGTAAAGAGGTTGCCCGCCGTACCGCCCTGACCACGTCCGGACCGATGGTGATGTTGGGAACGAAATGGCCATCCATGACGTCCACATGAATCCAATCGGCACCCGCCTCTTCCACGGCTCGAACTTCTTCGGCCAACCGTCCGAAATCCGCCGAGAGAATGGATGGTGCCAGAATCCGTCTTCCCATAACTGGCTCTCCCTACCCCTGACCCCTCCACGACTTCACGATTTACGATTTCACGATTTACGATTTCACGACTTCACGAAAAACGTCGCCATCGTGCGACGAAAAAGCCGTCCGTGCCATGCCTGTGCGGCCAGGTAGCCACGTACGGTCCTTCGGCCACAACTTGGCAT
It encodes the following:
- the rpe gene encoding ribulose-phosphate 3-epimerase; amino-acid sequence: MGRRILAPSILSADFGRLAEEVRAVEEAGADWIHVDVMDGHFVPNITIGPDVVRAVRRATSLPLDVHLMITDPDRYLEAFVAAGADWLGVHVEACTHGHRIVQRIRELGAKASVAVNPATPLCLIEPLLEHVDMVLLMTVNPGFGGQKFIGSVVPKIRELRRWIDERSLKVLIEVDGGVCVDTVDVLVEAGVDVFVAGSAVFQGSDYHRTVGALKNRFPNN